The genome window AAATCATtcattttttaagtttttttttttgctatccGCAATAAATAAATTACAAAATACAAAGTTTAAAAACGATTGTTAAAAAAAGGGTAAAaatgaacaattttaaacaaatgtacattttttcaaagattttaaaaAACCACATTTATAAAAAACAAATGGTGTTAAAAATTATGAAAAAATATAAGATCTTAAAAAGCGAATGGTTTTAgtaaaaaaaaggttttaaaaaatGAACAAATTTCAAACAAACAGTAATTTACTCTCTTAAATATTAGGCTGTTAATATTTTAACATAAATATAAGGTTTAAAACATATTTTGTTAAATATAAGGTTaataaaaatacatatttatttgtatatttaaaacatattttgtgaaataataattatgaaaaataacgaaataataaaaaaaaaacttgagtaattgcattaataatctcttaaatattaaaagaactttaTAATTATCAAAAACAGCCCCTAAGCTATATAATGACCTAATTACACTTACACTTAACTGCAAAAAAGCAACAAAGTTAGTGTCATGGGTCAAAACCGATATAAAATGCAACCTCAGGGTCTGATATGTTAGAAGATTCCATTTGGGGCTGAAATGGTTAAAATGGCTAAACCACAGGGGCCaaatagtaatttactcttttacttttattatttaccaatccttggtttttttttttttacttttattatttaccAATCCTTGGTCTAATTTTGATTAGTTCCGATACGGTGGTGGGAGTGGGCTTGTTGAATGTCCGCTTCCGAgaggaaaaaaaaaacttcacCAGAACCCGTTAGGGTTTTGAGGTATGCATTAGTCTTTGCTAGTGGTGATTTTAGATTATCGGTGTTGACCACGTTTTAAAGTTTGGTTCTTTGTTTACCATGTTACTGGATGAACATGAGTGTATTGTCATGTAATCTGCATGTAAACAATTATCTTTGAATTTTCTTTTCACCGGATTTCAAAATTTTGGGTTTTGTTTACTTCTATGATGATGTCTTGAGTAAGGCAATGATGATGGTCTCCTGGCGTGTAAGTTTCCTTTcttaggccatccgtagtcataacgcccctttgtgggcgttatgcgacacgtggcgCGCCACGTCAGCGTGTGGGCGTTATGGGGCCTTATACATTTAAGCTCGTAGTCATAACGCCACTACCTCATCATTACCCAATTAATTAATAAACCCTTAaactatacatatatatgtatatatatatatgtatgtctGTGTGAGTGGAGAGAAAAGAAACAACAAGCATGGCGCCGCGAAATATATAACGGGAGGAGAAAATTTTTACCCCATAACGCCCCTCGTAGTGGTGTTCGGGGCGCTATGGGGGCGTTATGAAGGAAAAGGGCGCCATATACAGCCCCATTACACATAGTcttagggtgagaggggcactcccctcttaggggagtcccctttcttacgcacacccaatcagattatgccacgtcaactcccttCTTAAACTCCCCTCGCACCccattttgatggcggcactcccctcttaggggaattgtttttttattcaaaaaaaaaaaagttttcattgGTTGAAAATGAGGGTGGCCCCACCTTCTCTCTCCTACCTTCTTCGGTGTCTCCCCACCGATTTGGCTCACCGCCTGGATGGCGGCACCACCACCGATCGGCAACAATGGTCCCCGCAAGGGGTCACCGATTGTGCCCCGCTCCCCCTTAAAACAAGCAATCATGTAGCATGTAACCAATAATAACCTACAAAATGGAACATATGAAAAACTATGAAGTTGAATCTTTAATCTTGTATAATTGGGGAAAAGGCTTGCATACAACACAAGTGAAGCACGAAGCTCTCTTACCATGATAATGGATTTGGCCATTCATGCTAATACACCCCCATGGCTTTTCAACAATCTTGGCGATTGCAGAAGTAACCTACAAATGGAACATATGAATTTTCACAAGAAGCATAGTAATCAAGTGTAGCTAATCAGTAATTAATCAATCAGGtatgaaaattttgattttgtgCCAGTAAAAAAGAACATAAGGCTCGTTTAATTATTGTTATGTTTCGTTTAGTTACAGATACCAATCCTAAAGATACCTAAATCAAATTACTACTACATAATTACATATAGTAATCACACTTGGATTTGTATTTTGTATGAATGAAAAGCCTCACTCCTTTGGGTTCAGAAGAAAACCCTAAAGAAAAAATCTTCAAAAGAAATGGAAACCTTAAATGGATTAAAAAAACAAGGAAAAATAAATATTAGAAGAATTGCTAAGCTGATAATTGTCTTGAATCATAACGGGGAAGATGATGAAGGCTAGAGTTTTGTGATTATGAAAATCTTCAACAAATGGATCTACAGAAAATGTGAGGAAGGCGCTAGAGTTTCTAGAGGATGGAAAATACGTACAGGGTTTATAGTTGATCCGAATTGATGGTTGGATCGAGTTAGGATATTTGGGGCTACACTAAAGAAAAAACGGGCTCGAGATTTTGGAGCCAAAATGGAATTGAGGAGCTCTAATGACATGCCACAACAACCtaaattattttcatttattataaaaatataaatagatAATAGATTGAATGTTGACATATAATGCCTTTCATACTactagtgggaatgcccgcgcgttgcTGCGGAACCCAAAAACAGGTTGCAATACAGTGTGATAATGTATAAAACAACTTACATTTGATCAAACACATAACGGACATTAACGACTCATGCTATTAATGTTGTTTAAAAAAACACTAAATATAAAACAAAGAGGATAGCTGGTTAGACCTTAAATAATATGCCAACTATCCAAATCTCCTATCTACAATTTATTTGTTTACTATGTGAAGTCCCGTTAACAATATTTGTTTTTGAGCCCGAAAGTGAACCATCAACATTGCTCGATCCATCACCGGATACAATTTCTGGTGCACCTGTGTGACCCGTTCTCGCTGAATCCACACTTTCGGTTTCTTGAATCTGAAGTGCATATTCTATGTTCCATAATACATCGCCCATAGTTGGTCTATCGACACCGTAATCCACCAAACATTTCTCAGCCATGTCCGCATACTTTTTCAAAGACGCCAGTTTTATCTGGTCAGAAATACGCGGGTTCACAATCTTTTTAAGCAACCCTTTCCTCTTCCAATGAATTGCCCACTCGCCTAAATTGACCTCTTCTCGGCCCAGCATCGGGTCAACAGCAGGCCGAGCACAGAGTATTTCAAAGAGCACAACCCCAAACGAAGAAACGTCTGATTTATCAGTAAGTTGTTGCCTCCGAAAGTATTCAAGATCCAAGTACCCAAAACTACCCTTCACGCCTGTGCTAACATGAGTCTCACTTAAACACGGGCCCGACCTCGAGAGTCCGAAGTCCGCCACCTTCGCGAGGTTACTTTCGTCAAGTAATATATTTGTGGACTTTATGTCTCTATGAATCATACCTTGTGCTGAACCCGTGTGAAGATAATGAAGCCCACGTGCGGCTCTAATGCATATTTCAAGCCTCTGTTTCCATGATAATGGAGGTAGATTCGACCCGTATAAGTGATTCCTTAACGGTCCCTTTTCCATATACTCGTATACAAGGATCATTTCCGACTGTTCTTCGCAGTAACCAATCTTGGACAAAATTGTAATCTCCGAATGGAACTCCGGGAAAAAGAATCCAAGTACCCAAAACTACCCTTCACGCCTGTGCTAACATGAGTCTCACTTAAACACGGGCCCGACCTCGAGAGTCCGAAGTCCGCCACCTTCGCGAGGTTACTTTCGTCAAGTAATATATTTGTGAACTTTATGTCTCTATGAATCATACCTTGTGCTGAACCCGTGTGAAGATAATGAAGCCCACGTGCGGCTCTAATGCATATTTCAAGCCTCTGTTTCCATGATAATGGAGGTAGATTCGACCCGTATAAGTGATTCCTTAACGGTCCCTTTTCCATATACTCGTATACAAGGATCATTTCCGACTGTTCTTCGCAGTAACCAATCTTGGACAAAATTGTAATCTCCGAATGGAACTCCGGGAAAAAGAACCATGTCATAAGCTAATATAGCTTGCGCCTAGTGCAAAATTCCCATCCATCCACATTGTTTGAGCTGCAACCACACAAGAAATATTATTATAGCTGTGTCATTGTGTTTTTTTCCAAATGCATCAAAAATGGTGTTTTCAATGCAGGTTATTAAGTAAATTACCATATTACCCTTCTGGCTTTTACCGTATTTTCAACAATTTTACTTGAGAATGTCCTTTTTGGTCGTTTAATGTATTAGTTTCTCAATAAATTAGAGTTTGTGAAATGGGAAATCAGTTGATTATGAGACTATTACAACTTTAAACAACAAATGCACATCCTAATTCCTAATACTATCTACAACTTGTTTTGTTATTGCAGAGAAGTCATGTTCTGCCTGAAACAAAATGGTCCTTACAAAGTAAGGCTAAAGTTTAGAGAAGCGCAAAGTCAAATGACAAGACATACCTAAACATCCAATATGCCAGCAAATCCAAAACCTCTTAGAGCATACGTAGTGGGGCgcgtgtaacaccccaacccggaagggctgacgtgtcacaataacggtaacataaacaaaagtcataattccatttatttatttgataaggatacaaccacacgactattaaaattaagattaatatacaagcggagacattcatcttaattaactaacatcttcagatttattcctagacTTTATTctttctctcttttcccctcccaaagtaacctgtggacctgtatatacaaaaaatttacggaatgagccgaatgctcagtacggaatttcaggctcaaataacaaataatgctttatatgaaatcttatccggatggaactttatgcgaaaatgatacgatgcaagaacataatttcataatcatatcttacggatgtacccatgagcaaacttaaaacgtgacaatacacaggtagctactcctgcataattatcacatgagatggcgaattggcatacccgttatccacctccttatacttaaattctaggatcgatccatacgcctcctaatagccttatgtaccacacttgtacttaagagacgccgtgaactgatctctccgtcacggatggagcacatgatgttgatgccacaacaacatgctcgtgggacactccacgagaagcgatactcagggtatcagagtacaaatggtcttattcacataacttataaaacttattttcataacaaaacggaacatatattggaacatacgataatgagtataacaacataatactatcgcatgacatgaaagttaaatcaaatgattaggataggaatcgaacggactgtcaactgaatcgataatcaaagacgtgaggagtttttagaAGATATAGTAACTTAGtggtttataacaatttgaatatgaagcaataaagagtggggtaaggatccgtaccttaataactccaaagtgaagctaccttgtgctaatattttagatttatatgagcagagtttagactactgattaatcttttaacctaatttaaataacatgcacacaaactaggttagtaacttaatacagcatttacgataactcacgagatcaaattctcacaacgaacgacaaagtgcgatacttaaacatccatcgaattaacgacgaatgacaaagtacgatacttaaactcattcatcgaattaacgacgaacgacaaagtataaccctaatgtgggcggcacttaaacatccattggatatattgatcagtcggacaatgaatcgtaatagcgatcgagttattaccgtGATTGCGGCGgcacttcgtgaattagtgtgtgttgtggactgatttaactataactcgacgtacacagaacttatgagcgtcgtttcaacttcccagatcaagtcccaatgtcctctatttatactaatttttgggacatgcctacctacctgcttgacatgcctacctacctgcttgattgacatgcctacctacctgcttgacatgcctacctacctgcttgattgacatgcctacctacctgcttgattgacatgcctacctacctgcttgacatgcctacctacctgcttgacatgcctacctacctgcttgattgacatgcctacctacctgtttgacatgcctacctacctgcttgacatgcctacctacctgcttgacatgcctacctagttgcttgattgacatgcctacctacctgcttgattgacatgcctacctacttgcttgattgacatgcctacctacttgcttgattgacatgcctacctacttgcttgattgacatgcttgggtgtcttaattagggttttctagtggttaatttataaattactattattctttttatttctagaataatgattttaaatttatgggcattacaactattacccccttaaaagaaatttcgtcctcgaaatttttcaaacaagaatataacctattgcataggtaacagaaacgaaacttttatagcagagttactaacttatataaccagaatctcctaaccacacatgtgtatctgaaattcataactaaggtcatgactatacttgtcaattaccttatatatgtgccctaatggtccttttataacgtatcttaataaaatatcttaCCGTACGAAAAGTCAATAGAGACTTACGgatacttagagtgactattagtactgatatttcctacgtggcggacgatgaggaggcatctataagaatagacataggagttaaaccaaataagagatcaagttgaattctatcatagatatctacccattcctcacaggtcttaattactatcttcaagttttctacaggaaagagcctttgctctgataccatagctgtaacaccccaacccggaagggctgacgtgtcacaataacggtaacataaacaaaagtcataattccatttatttatttgataaggatacaaccacacgactattaaaattaagattaatatacaagcggagacattcatcttaattaactaacatcttcagatttattcctagacTTTATTctttctctcttttcccctcccaaagtaacctgtggacctgtatatacaaaaaatttacg of Helianthus annuus cultivar XRQ/B chromosome 1, HanXRQr2.0-SUNRISE, whole genome shotgun sequence contains these proteins:
- the LOC110871230 gene encoding probable receptor-like protein kinase At5g24010, whose product is MILVYEYMEKGPLRNHLYGSNLPPLSWKQRLEICIRAARGLHYLHTGSAQGMIHRDIKSTNILLDESNLAKVADFGLSRSGPCLSETHVSTGVKGSFGYLDLEYFRRQQLTDKSDVSSFGVVLFEILCARPAVDPMLGREEVNLGEWAIHWKRKGLLKKIVNPRISDQIKLASLKKYADMAEKCLVDYGVDRPTMGDVLWNIEYALQIQETESVDSARTGHTGAPEIVSGDGSSNVDGSLSGSKTNIVNGTSHSKQINCR